TCACAGTTGAGAATTCTAACCAGTTTCGCGAGAGATTCGGGCTCTAATCCGATTCGTGTACGGTTCAGCAAATAGCTTTGATATTTCAGAATCGATTCGGACATGGGGTGGTTGCTGATCTAATAAATCTCCTTTCAGGTCTGGATCTCAGCCCCACGATTTCAACAGTGGGGATCTGAGTTGATGAGGATATAAGCTCGGCAATAAAGTTTGAATTTTAATCCAGACTAGTCAATAATTCTCTCCATTGGAAGCTGATGGACAAATCGCCGGAGGTGCCGCAGGACGTCCTGCGGCGTATATTTGCTATCTTGGAGATCCCTGACCTTGTGCGTGCAGGATCAGTCTGCTCGTCATGGCGTGCCGCCTACACCAGCCTGTGCAGCACTGGAAACTGCAGGTTGCGGCAGACACCGTACCTCCTGTACACCTCCGAATCCACTGATGCGAGGGAAGCGGGTCTCTACAGCATCACGGAGAAGAAGGCCTACACATTGACTCTCCCAGACCCGCCTATCCGTAGTAGGTATATCATTGGCTCCTCATATGGATGGATCATCACAGCTGATGAGAGGTCCGAGCTTCACCTTGTCAATCCCATCACCGGCGAGCAGATTGCCTTACCATCAGTCACGACTATCGAGCAAGTGAAGCCGGTCTTCGATGATGAAGGCGCTGTGTGCAGCTATGAGTATTGGTATTACACTGGAGAAGATGTGATTTCATACACGCCTTCAGTGAGGGATTACCTGTTCTACAAGGCCTTCCTGTCTTCGGATCCGTCTATGGGAGGCTATTTCGTGGTGCTCATCCACAACCCAAATTCACAGCTCTCGTTTGCTAGGGCAGGGGACGATAAGTGGACCTGGTTGCCACCACATTCTTACTATGAAGACTGCTTATTCAAGGAGGGGTTGTTGTATGCATCCACTACAATTGGAGAAATTCATACATTCAATCTTGGTGCTCCTGCAGTCACACACAAGGTATTTTTGGACAAGATAGACATTTATGGCGAGAGGATGTACATTGTTCAAGGTTCAGGTGCTGAGATGCTGCAAATATGGAGGTCTGATGCAGTACCACGTGGAGAAGACGAAGATGAAACTGATTCAGATGTAAAACTGGAATTAGACCGTGGCAAATTTGTGTCCAATACCACCGCGATCACCGTTTATGAAGTGGAGCCTGCATCAAAAAAGATTGAGAAAATAAGTAGCTTGGGTCAGAATGTTCTGTTTCTTGGGCATAATCAATCACTTTGCCTCCATGCTGAAGAATACCCACAGCTGAAGGCAAATCATGTCTACTACACTGATGATGACTATCTCTATACTACAGGTTTCAAGAATAACCGCCGCGACATTGGTGTATTTGACTTGGAAAATAACAGCAGCCAGGAACTCACAACCCCTCAGCTTTGGTCTAACTGGCCAACCCCTGTGTGGCTGATTCCAAATCCTCGAAGAATGAGTTTAGCAACACACAGTTAGACACACTAGCGTTCCCCTCTGTAATCGGTTTCATGCTTGTTTCTCTATGTAACTTAATAGCATGCTGTGTGTTGTTCTTACGTAGCATTTTGTTTCCTGAACATGTGTCGTCTCAACAAGGAGTGTTTGCTACGGTCTTTTACCAAACGTCATCATAATTTGATAGTTAGTAAAACAGGACCAAATTGGAAACGGTTGTGTATGTCAGGTCAAAAATGGTCTTTTACATATTTGACTTGCTCAAAAATGGTGTGCACATGTCAGGTCCTACCATGGCCTTGTGCCAGAAAGGGAGAGTATGTCTTTTCATAGATTATAGGGGTATTACACTCTGTACAGGCCATATACTGTGTTGCCGTGTTGGTGCGACAGCCTAGGAAAACCTCTTCATACCCATTCAATTTCTGCCAAAATTTGCTCCCAAAATCCTCTTCTTGTTAGTAAAGGAGATGGCGTTTAATATATCGAGTTTCGGTGCCACGTTACCATTGTAGGAAATTGTTCTTCTTGAGGTAATTTTCAAcacaatgcaaatattaataCTTCTGTTGAATACATACATTAACTATTTGATGGCAGGTTATTGCACTGGAGTTGTTCCATGCAAATATGTGATGAAGTGACACTGCTGCCTTTGATGTACATTTTTATGACGTGCTACTTCTTTGGTAGTTTGAAGCTTGCCGTGCTGCTTTGCATGCCCATCAAAGTAAATAAACAATATATTCTGTCACTTCAGCAACATTTTGGCACTCCTACACAATACTTGGCTTAACCAGGATGGAAAATTCAAATCAAAGCTTGCCCTCGAAAAAATGCTGACGAACAAAGCATAGCAAGGAAATTTTATCCATTGCGAAATCAAAAACTAAAGTCGCAGATCCTGATAACAAAGGTCAATCACTTCTTAATTGCACAGCGTGAAATGGTTAGACGGTGGGACACAAGCTGCAAAGTTCTGTTCAGGTACACAAGCTGCAAAGCTCTGCTCAGGTACATCTGTTCTAGTTTCTTTTTGAGGTACTGTACATATTTTCTTCAGAGCAAGACACACATCAGTGTCAGATAGCACCACATGTTTTGACCTGCATCGTGATGGATATGCCGACACCTCCTGCCCAATCACGACATGCAGCTCGCACCTACTCGTGCTCCTCCAAATAAGATCGCCACCAATCTAACGAAACAGAACATTTGATGAAATTAGCCTAAAATCGCTAGTGAAGTGAGAAAGAAGACAACTGcacaacaaagaaaaaaaatacataccCCTTGAACTCTGCCCATGGAGGTAGTAGTggtgtaagagcatctccaagagcttttGTATTTTGTTAGCTAAACTTGAAGATTGTAGGGCCtttgtaaaaatagaaaagcACCTAATTCTATAGAGTAGTCCAAAAGATTAGGTAAAATGTGATGTCTATATTCAAAACTGGGTCCACACCATTCAATTCCGTCGGCCCCTTCAGATTCCACCGTGATCCATCTGTTCGTGATGCCCTCGACGTTGAGCGCCGCAGCCCTTGgattggcgccgccgccccagctaGACGTAAGTGCCGCTGCCCCTTTGGAGCTACACCGCCTGGACGTGGTCAAGACCCTCGGCGACAGCACCTATACGTGGATGCAAGGAGACTGTAAGTTGGATCAAATTAATTTGAGGTATCGTGACGTACTAGCTTCAATGTTGTGCTTTACTCCGTTCTGTACTGCAGTGAAGCAATTTTTTGATCAGCTGACCGGCGAAGGGGCGGGAAGGAGGAGCAAGGGGGCGGGAAGGAGGGGCGACGACGGGGCCGGGCTCAAGATGGCTAGCGCTCCGAGCTTTGCAAAAAAAGCCTAGTGGAGGGGGAAGAATACATAACCTGGATAGATGACGACTCGTTTACAATAGCTGTTGGATGCAGTTTTTGCTCtccgttttctttttctagcTAGCACATGCCGGATAGAAGAGATCTTGGAGATACTCTAAGCCAACCTCTACGAGTGTCTTAGCTCGGACAAAGCAACCAGTTTTATCGCATAAGAACCCTTTGTTTTTGTGGACTCTGTCACAACGGTCTTCCATCTGCGGAGAGTTGAAAATTAAACGATTGGCACAATTCAAGAAACTTATTAGTTAAAGATGATAAAAAAGTAATTGAAATCcaacttttttttcttcacgGATATGGAGCATCCTTTATTAAAGAAACATGTGTGACATAGTTCACAATCCTTCTTCCCTTTTAAAGTCTGGTTGCTGCAAAACTTTGCAAAACTAGTTCATCTACAAAAATATCCATACCAATAACATGCATAGATTGTGATGACCACCTTAATGGAGGCAACTGCTACATGATTATGTGCGGCCACAATGATtatgtgataaaagaagtcttTAAGTAGCATAGCCTTTAGTGTTACTGAGTACGTCAATTTAGTAAACTTCAATCTGGTACTTGTTTTACTCATCTTATTTTGGTTTTTAAGATTGCATGCAGTTTATCTTCATTACCTCAAATCTACATTAGCATAGAACTGATATAAGTACAGAGTTTCTATTCACTTCTTTATGAATTCCTAATGTCTCCCTGTAACCAACATTATGCATACCTTGCCACAAAGATATCTAAACAGCTTCCATTATCTTTACAAACAAAGTATTCATAATTGAAATTCTGTGTAAGCTACACCCTTGGAGGGTCATTTCAACTAATGATTCAGAAGGAAAACCTCTTAAAAGTTAAAAAGTAAAATACACGACCGGTCCTCGAACTTTTCAGGGTatgtcatcccggtccctaaacttataAAACCAGGAATACAGGTCCTTAAACTTATCAGGGTGTGTCATCCCGATCCATAAACTTAGAAAACTAGGAATCTGGGTCCATGCAATAATTAAAAGTGGTTTCGAACCatgtttttagttcaaaaacaaatccaaaaaataATAGATATAGTTTTTAAACCATTAAAATATCTCTAAGCCCCCAAAAttctccaaaaaatttcaaaaaaaaggaTACTAGAGATACATTAGAGCAAGGGGAgccaaaataaaataattggagCTCATGAAAATATCTTTAGCTAAAAAACTATCTAGTGTATCTCTACATACTTTTTTAATTAAAAATCAAACAAACACTAGATATGCtttttaaaccaaaaaaaatatcTCTAAGCctccaaaaatttcaaaaaagatAGTAGAGATACATTGGAGCACGGAGCCTAAACAAAATAATTAGAgctcatgaaaatatttttggaagCTTCtaaaaattagatttaactctagaagaatgtgaaaatatatttttcacaAGATATTTTCATGAGcttcaattattttatttaggcTCCCCTTGCTCCGATGtatctctagtatttttttttttgaatttttggagAATTTTGGGGGCTTGGAGATATTTTTATGGTTTAAAACTGTATCTATTATTTGTTGGAtttgtttttgaactaaaaGCATGGTTCGAAACCACTTTTAATTATTGCATGGATCCGGATTCCTGGTTTTCTAAGTTTAGGGATCGGGATGACACACCTTGACAAGTTCTAGAATCCGGATTTTTAGTTTtataagtttagggaccgggatgacatACCCTGATAAGTTCGAGGACCGGCCGTGTATTTTACTCAAAGTTGAAACAGGACATGCAGTATTAGTAAGCGCATTGCATGCATTACCTTCAGCAGCCGTTGATGGGAGGTCCCAAGCGAGGACATAGCGGCCCGAGGCCGATGTTGGCCATGGCATGGTTCACCAGCTCATGTGGCTCTTCTGCGAACTCCAGGACTTGATGCACACGAATATTGACGCTGAAGATGTGTTCACTGTTGGAGAAACGCTTATCggtaccagcacgttagtgccggtcacaagtgagccggcactaacgtgtatCTACAGTACACCACAgtcacgttagtaccggctagactctacagccggcactaaagtgtcACCTCCAACGGTAAACAGCCTGCCCCCTAACGGTCAGCAGccaatttagtgccggctagacccTTGGCACGGtgcaggttagtgccggcttaagggtccagccggcactaactgtcTACAGTTTGTGCCGGCTGAATTCACTGGCCGGCACTAAGTTGCCCCGTATATACTGCCCCCtcccttcttccccagcccgacccaTCTATTTGGCCGAACTTCTCCTCTCTCccatggcgtgttagaggggaggtgctgcccattttctccaaaatttgtgaggatttctCTCATCCAAGTGCATTAAAGGTTAgcagcttcttccactcttctttcacaGTGTTTATTCTTtcgtttcatgctttctaggtaaagaaaatagtgattttaaggttgaggaacaatgagcataatttttcaatttgttcattaatttgaacaaaatagaattgatttgttgtgttttagagaatgattactagATAGTTTGAGTATGACACATTTAGAttgttttttttgaattattccATGGGGACATGtctatatgttattatgcaaaattttaaggattttaaggatgagggaaaatgaacatgatttatcaatttgttcattaatttgagcaaggtagaattatTTGTTGTTTTTAGAGAAAGTtaactatatagtttgactatcacatatttagaatgattttttcgaattatttcatggtgacatgtgta
The genomic region above belongs to Panicum virgatum strain AP13 chromosome 8N, P.virgatum_v5, whole genome shotgun sequence and contains:
- the LOC120686173 gene encoding putative F-box protein At4g22660; protein product: MDKSPEVPQDVLRRIFAILEIPDLVRAGSVCSSWRAAYTSLCSTGNCRLRQTPYLLYTSESTDAREAGLYSITEKKAYTLTLPDPPIRSRYIIGSSYGWIITADERSELHLVNPITGEQIALPSVTTIEQVKPVFDDEGAVCSYEYWYYTGEDVISYTPSVRDYLFYKAFLSSDPSMGGYFVVLIHNPNSQLSFARAGDDKWTWLPPHSYYEDCLFKEGLLYASTTIGEIHTFNLGAPAVTHKVFLDKIDIYGERMYIVQGSGAEMLQIWRSDAVPRGEDEDETDSDVKLELDRGKFVSNTTAITVYEVEPASKKIEKISSLGQNVLFLGHNQSLCLHAEEYPQLKANHVYYTDDDYLYTTGFKNNRRDIGVFDLENNSSQELTTPQLWSNWPTPVWLIPNPRRMSLATHS